The Neovison vison isolate M4711 chromosome 13, ASM_NN_V1, whole genome shotgun sequence genome includes a region encoding these proteins:
- the ACOT6 gene encoding putative acyl-coenzyme A thioesterase 6 encodes MPATWSLEPAGRCSWDEPVRITVRGLAPRQPVTLRASLRDERGALFRAHARYEADAGGLLDLTRAPALGGSFVGLEPMGLFWALEAEKPLVRLVKRDVQTPFAVELEVLDGHEPDAGRVLGRAVHEREFLRPGVRREPVRAGELRATLFLPPGAGPFPGIIDLFGTGGGLCEYRASLLAGHGFAVLALAYFRFEDLPENLEDMHLEYFEEAVNFMLQHPQVKGPNVGLLGFSKGGDLCLSMASFLKGITATVLINSCVANTIASLHYKHMTIPSLGSDPGRCTINELGHLCFMDVWDNPLEEPNHPSIIPVERAQGPFLFIVGMDDQDWKSPVYAQIASERLQAHGKDRPQIICYPGTGHCIDPPYFPPCRASVHTVLGQAIVHGGEPKAQSRAQVDAWQQIQTFFHKHLSGKKFVQSSKI; translated from the exons ATGCCTGCGACCTGGAGCCTGGAGCCCGCGGGCCGCTGCAGCTGGGACGAGCCCGTGCGCATCACCGTGCGCGGCCTGGCCCCGCGACAGCCCGTCACGCTGCGCGCGTCCCTGCGCGACGAGAGGGGCGCGCTCTTCCGGGCCCACGCGCGGTACGAAGCCGACGCCGGCGGCCTCCTGGACCTGACGCGCGCGCCCGCGCTGGGCGGCAGCTTTGTGGGGCTCGAGCCAATGGGGCTGTTCTGGGCCCTGGAGGCCGAGAAGCCCCTGGTGCGGCTCGTGAAGCGGGACGTGCAGACGCCCTTCGCCGTGGAGCTGGAGGTGCTCGACGGCCACGAGCCCGACGCGGGTCGTGTCCTGGGCCGGGCGGTGCACGAGCGCGAGTTCCTGCGGCCGGGCGTGCGGCGGGAGCCGGTGCGCGCGGGCGAGTTGCGCGCCACGCTCTTCCTGCCCCCAG GTGCAGGACCCTTCCCTGGGATCATCGATCTGTTTGGAACTGGTGGTGGCCTTTGTGAATATAGGGCCAGCCTCCTGGCTGGACATGGTTTTGCTGTGCTTGCTTTGGCTTACTTCAGATTTGAAGACCTCCCTGAAAATTTGGAAGATATGCACCTGGAGTACTTTGAAGAAGCTGTGAACTTCATGCTGCAGCATCCACAG gTGAAAGGCCCGAATGTTGGGCTTCTTGGCTTCTCCAAAGGAGGTGACCTGTGTCTCTCAATGGCCTCTTTCTTGAAGGGCATCACAGCCACGGTCCTTATCAATTCCTGTGTGGCCAACACAATAGCTTCTCTGCATTACAAGCATATGACTATTCCCAGTCTTGGCAGTGACCCAGGGAGATGTACAATTAATGAGCTGGGACATTTGTGTTTTATGGATGTTTGGGACAACCCACTGGAGGAACCCAATCACCCAAGTATTATTCCAGTGGAAAGGGCCCAGGGGCCCTTCCTGTTCATTGTTGGCATGGATGATCAAGACTGGAAGAGTCCCGTCTATGCTCAGATAGCCTCTGAACGGTTACAAGCCCATGGGAAAGACAGACCCCAGATAATATGCTACCCAGGAACTGGTCATTGTATTGATCCCCCTTACTTTCCTCCTTGCAGAGCTTCTGTACATACAGTGTTAGGCCAAGCAATAGTCCATGGAGGTGAGCCAAAGGCTCAGTCAAGGGCTCAGGTAGATGCCTGGCAGCAAATTCAGACTTTCTTCCATAAACATCTCAGTGGTAAAAAATTTGTCCAGTCCAGCAAAATATAA